One Mya arenaria isolate MELC-2E11 chromosome 5, ASM2691426v1 genomic window carries:
- the LOC128235727 gene encoding uncharacterized protein LOC128235727, producing the protein MITSAGARTRRYITDRRIMDSTAINKVSGLRHPPTGGGPSAVLSVAESCVADHLATHEVVTGIGGGFDSDDLEQIFRASKPASMIMADEPTSEATIPRTSGVIHF; encoded by the exons ATGATTACGTCAGCAGGTGCTCGCACGCGCCGTTACATCACTGACAGACGGATAATGGACTCGACag CCATCAACAAAGTCAGTGGGCTGCGGCATCCACCAACAGGAGGGGGCCCATCGGCTGTATTGTCCGTGGCAGAGTCGTGTGTGGCAGACCATCTTGCCACACACGAAGTTGTCACGGGCATTGGCGGAGGATTTGATTCAGATG ACCTTGAACAAATTTTTCGGGCCTCGAAACCGGCCTCAATGATCATGGCAGATGAGCCAACGTCTGAGGCCACTATCCCACGAACATCAGGag TGATCCATTTCTAA
- the LOC128235726 gene encoding putative nuclease HARBI1, translating to MAAGHRAIVRDRAFQLTVGDTVNLSQPTVSRVCRQVGQVLSALADRYICFISGDRVRQVKQQFGAMAGFPNVVGVIDCTHVSIKKPSANPEDYIGRKGIPTINVQAVCDASYRITSAVVMWPGRTHDARIWRQCALRRRFEDGDMQGFLLADSGYACTRYMLTPYMNPVGEAQARYNGALCRTRVTVEQTFGILKQRFQVLRRKLNCYPERACMHIRNCITLHNLGIDRRDIVAVDPIDPNDNPHYHRVDVGDNMDGRAAREYVTRMYFER from the exons ATGGCGGCTGGACATAGAGCTATCGTTAGAGATC GAGCTTTCCAGTTGACTGTCGGTGACACTGTCAACCTGAGCCAGCCCACAGTAAGCAGAGTTTGCCGCCAGGTTGGACAGGTGCTTTCTGCTCTTGCAGACCGGTATATCTGCTTCATCTCCGGTGATCGTGTCCGCCAAGTGAAGCAGCAGTTCGGTGCCATGGCTG GCTTTCCCAACGTTGTCGGGGTAATTGATTGCACCCATGTTTCAATAAAGAAGCCATCGGCCAATCCAGAGGATTACATTGGGAGGAAAGGAATTCCTACAATAAATGTTCAg GCTGTATGTGATGCCTCATATAGGATTACATCAGCAGTAGTGATGTGGCCAGGGAGGACACACGATGCACGAATCTGGCGCCAATGTGCACTCCGAAGGAGGTTTGAAGACG GTGATATGCAAGGGTTTTTACTTGCTGACAGTGGGTATGCCTGTACAAGGTATATGTTAACCCCCTACATGAATCCTGTGGGAGAGGCACAGGCACGTTACAATGGGGCACTGTGTCGCACAAGGGTCACTGTTGAGCAAACCTTTGGAATTTTGAAGCAACGATTTCAG GTACTTCGGAGGAAGTTGAATTGTTATCCAGAAAGGGCATGTATGCATATCAGAAACTGCATCACATTGCACAATCTGGGGATCGATCGGAGGGATATCGTTGCTGTTGACCCAATTGACCCCAATGATAACCCCCATTATCATAGAGTTGATGTTGGTGACAACATGGATGGGAGGGCCGCCAGGGAGTACGTGACCAGAATGTACTTTGAGCGATAG